DNA from Mesorhizobium sp. DCY119:
GGCATCGATGATCAGGCCGCCGCTTTCGAAGCTGGCGATGCCTATGCCGGAGCGCTCGCCGCGGCCGAGAAGGATCGCGTCGGTGCCGGTTTCCAGCGGCAGGCGATGCAGCGTGCGCAAGGCGGCCGCTACGGCGATGGCGATCTGCGTGCCGGAGCCGAGGCCGGCATGGCGCGGTATGGCCTGCTCGATCGAAAGCCGATGGTGCGATCGTAAGCCGAGATGCCGGGAGAGTGTCGCCAGATGCTCGGCCGCGCGAGCGCCGTCCGGCCCCTCGACGATTGTCTCGGCGGCGCGCGAAAGCGTCAGCACCATTTCCGGCTCGCTCAGGGGCAGCCCAAGGCTGCCGAAGCGCCGTACGGCTTCGCCGCTCAGATCGAGGAATCCGAGATGCAGTCGCGCCGGCACCTTTATCGTTACGGAATTAGACATCTGCCCCCATGTGGGTGCATCATACATGCATCACAGAAGTTTAGGTGCCCGCCATCATGATAACTGCTTTCATCGATGGAGCAAGCGGGGGGAGAGGATATCTCTGCTCTTTCCGCGCACGGAGAAGCAACGGCGTTCTGTGCAACAGGTGGAGACGGCAATGAGCGACGATGACGGAAAAGCCGCGAAAGAGCGGGTTTACTCCGAAGCTGAGGTTACCGAACGGCTGAAGAAGGACCTGCCGAACTGGCGCTACGAAAACGGCTGGATCAGGCGAAAGTACAAGACGCACAGCTGGAAATCGACGCTGATGGTGATCAACACAGTCGGCCATCTGGCCGAGGCCGCCTGGCATCATCCCGACATTGCAGCGTCCTATGCCTTTGTCGAAGTGAAGCTGATGAACCATGCGGCAAAGGGCATCACCGACAAGGATTTCGAACTCGCCCGGAAGATCGAGGATGTCGTGCAGTGGCAGCCGGCCAAGGAAGGCGGGGCGCTGGAAGGCACGCCGGCCACCGACCAGCGCTTCGCTTACGTCAAATACGACTGACGGCGCGGCAAAACGTCCGCACCCGGTTGTCTCGAGTGGGGTTTGCGCTCGAATTATTTTTAGCTACAGTCTGATCGGCACCAGAAAGTAAGCATTGCATGGCGGTTGCGTGGATCGGCGACCGGGATGTGCCTGTAGCGCAGGCGGCAAAGCATGCCGCCGGGCTTTTGGTGTCCAGTCTCAGTCCGGTTTTCAGTTTCGATACGGATGTGCATGGCACGCGCGCGGCGATCGCGCTCGCCGAGCGCGTCGGTGCGGCCTATGACCATATCGGCGGTGAAGCGCTGGCGCGGGAGACCGCGCTGTTCACCGACAAAGGCGGTATGTTCACCGCACCCGGCGAAACGCGGCGACGGGCCGATGTCGTCGTCATCGCAGGCAGCCTGCCTGCCCATCACCACGAGTTCGTCGCGGAACTCGCAAGCACGGCGCCCGATCTTGGCGGCGGTGCTTCCCGACAGTTTTTCCTGATCGGAGCCGAAACCAAGGCTCCATATCTCAGCAAGGTCAAGCCGATGCGGCTTGCCGTGGCGGGTGCAGGCATCGACGCCACGCTGGCGGCACTTCGGGC
Protein-coding regions in this window:
- a CDS encoding 4a-hydroxytetrahydrobiopterin dehydratase, whose translation is MSDDDGKAAKERVYSEAEVTERLKKDLPNWRYENGWIRRKYKTHSWKSTLMVINTVGHLAEAAWHHPDIAASYAFVEVKLMNHAAKGITDKDFELARKIEDVVQWQPAKEGGALEGTPATDQRFAYVKYD